A single Triticum dicoccoides isolate Atlit2015 ecotype Zavitan chromosome 2A, WEW_v2.0, whole genome shotgun sequence DNA region contains:
- the LOC119356449 gene encoding uncharacterized protein LOC119356449 isoform X2 has product MAPPSSLLRDLLSVDGFKKNRKQPDNNPSAAPRTTSMPLQHRRPTKPARSQSDVQQARGRLNLDANGDGAGEEQTPRRKSSASLRTATSYKVKDGGSGPGAIPALDESALSALISLAAGTVKQFAKDEAFRAFLRSGCTSCVGESDHRAVLDLRVTVQTVERAAAVGEALLDPRELKRASLRLHSLASLDADEALSVTASGVPHERLAACAHLYMCVVSKLQKKDHSSAVHALEAFCLAPREARTVLLPALWDRLFRPGLSHLKAWRDRESAAARSKPDARVKDVVEKLFVEALDEGTRALACYYRDWLLGRTEAMALPSVPAPPSTAPPATAPSTAPASATRFSTSTTYDIGSDVAYSSGTPSPAMFVIEETPRQPERVVQEEGKAADADSSGSVFHECDDGEVRSCSPTPRGESSEPVPPNMLANEAFEPRIEDERGKGVEESTSYLPARDMSAIDLLTLEFCEGPLEISGADGGQVQASIFSTAPSDFLCPLTRQIFNRPVTIETGQTFERHAIVHWFDRGLRTCPVTGQELEALSVPDTNRVLTRLIDAWKAEHCRSLRVADGGAPEEKLNVAVVDRVLDAGLSVSEQTERARHLMAIGGVDFHLHRLRDGKEEEQRARAAEHLLLCVRAEGSVRSYVAVRVHGESVVRLLRSEVVSARSAAVRLMVELLRLRRREMVELFIRGLCTGSVTETMDVLLQHLRSSPVEERALVAVLLLYFDRTLSVDEPDRRNSSVYREEAARILTESLRRCLIDENVVPNTRKALLMLGGNFSFSGDLLAEDRMLEQAGFADDTPAATAVTSDATVQETEAAENEAWLEHVTTALLGSGRRPFLAALSGCMSSPDAGLVAACLTTAGWLSRSLASTPLRDTHTDMQLAAFSALVPRLKRCLAGGATHLQPRHRVLAAVTLHNFSKIPDCRVLLMLLADGLRGHLADLAELTRTAGQLYAELHE; this is encoded by the exons ATGGCGCCGCCGTCGTCCTTGCTGCGCGACCTGCTCAGCGTCGATGGCTTCAAGAAAAACCGCAAGCAGCCGGACAACAACCCCTCGGCCGCGCCGCGGACCACGAGCATGCCCCTCCAGCACCGGCGCCCCACCAAGCCCGCGCGGTCCCAGTCCGACGTCCAGCAGGCCCGCGGCCGCCTCAACCTCGACGCCAACGGCGACGGCGCCGGCGAGGAGCAGACCCCGCGACGGAAGTCGTCGGCGTCGCTGAGGACCGCGACGAGCTACAAAGTCAAGGACGGCGGCAGCGGCCCCGGCGCGATACCGGCCCTCGACGAGTCCGCCCTCAGCGCGCTCATCTCCCTGGCCGCGGGCACGGTGAAGCAGTTCGCCAAGGACGAGGCCTTCCGCGCGTTTCTGCGGAGCGGCTGCACGTCGTGCGTCGGCGAGTCCGACCACCGCGCCGTGCTGGACCTCCGCGTGACCGTGCAGACCGTGGAGAGGGCCGCCGCGGTGGGGGAGGCCCTGCTCGACCCGCGCGAGCTGAAGCGCGCCTCCCTCAGGCTGCACTCCCTGGCGTCCCTCGACGCGGACGAGGCGCTCTCGGTGACCGCGTCGGGGGTGCCCCACGAGCGCCTCGCCGCGTGCGCGCACCTCTACATGTGCGTCGTCTCCAAGCTGCAGAAGAAGGACCACTCCTCCGCCGTGCACGCCCTGGAGGCCTTCTGCCTGGCGCCGCGCGAGGCACGGACGGTCCTCCTCCCCGCGCTGTGGGACAGGCTCTTCCGCCCGGGCCTCTCGCACCTCAAGGCATGGCGCGACCGGGAGTCTGCGGCGGCGAGATCGAAGCCGGACGCGAGGGTGAAGGACGTCGTGGAGAAGCTCTTCGTCGAAGCGCTGGACGAGGGCACGCGCGCGCTCGCGTGCTACTACAGGGACTGGCTGCTGGGGCGCACCGAGGCGATGGCGCTCCCGTCCGTTCCCGCGCCTCCGAGCACGGCTCCTCCCGCCACCGCGCCGAGCACTGCCCCTGCCAGCGCGACGAGGTTCTCGACGTCGACGACGTACGACATCGGCTCGGACGTCGCGTACAGCTCCGGCACCCCGAGTCCTGCCATGTTTGTGATCGAGGAGACGCCGCGGCAACCTGAGCGGGTGGTGCAGGAGGAAGGCAAGGCCGCGGACGCCGACAGCTCAGGGAGCGTGTTCCACGAGTGTGACGACGGCGAGGTAAGGAGCTGCAGTCCGACGCCACGGGGAGAATCAAGCGAGCCCGTGCCTCCTAATATGCTCGCCAACGAGGCATTTGAACCACGG ATCGAAGATGAACGGGGCAAAGGAGTAGAGGAGTCGACGAGCTACCTGCCGGCTCGCGACATGTCAGCCATTGACCTCCTCACACTCGAGTTCTG CGAAGGGCCGCTTGAGATCAGTGGCGCGGACGGCGGCCAAGTCCAGGCCTCCATTTTCTCCACCGCCCCGAGCGACTTCCTCTGCCCACTGACGCGGCAGAtcttcaaccggcccgtaacaatcGAGACGGGCCAGACGTTCGAGCGGCACGCCATAGTGCACTGGTTCGACCGAGGCCTGCGGACGTGCCCCGTCACGGGGCAGGAGCTGGAGGCCCTGTCGGTCCCGGACACGAACCGCGTGCTCACGCGCCTGATCGACGCCTGGAAGGCGGAGCACTGCCGGAGCCTGCGGGTCGCCGACGGCGGGGCGCCGGAGGAGAAGCTGAACGTGGCCGTCGTCGACCGGGTGCTCGACGCGGGGCTCAGCGTGTCGGAGCAGACGGAGAGGGCCAGGCACCTCATGGCGATCGGCGGCGTCGACTTCCACCTCCACAGGCTTCGCGACGggaaggaggaggagcagagggCGCGCGCCGCCGAGCACCTGCTGCTGTGCGTCCGGGCGGAGGGCAGCGTCAGGAGCTACGTGGCTGTGCGGGTTCATGGGGAGAGCGTTGTTCGGCTTCTGCGGAGCGAGGTGGTCTCTGCCAGGAGCGCTGCCGTGCGGCTGATGGTTGAGCTGCTCCGGCTGAGAAG AAGGGAAATGGTGGAATTGTTCATACGCGGATTGTGCACGGGGTCGGTCACCGAGACGATGGACGTGCTACTCCAGCATCTTCGAAGCTCGCCGGTCGAAGAGCGAGCTCTCGTTGCTGTTCTGCTGCTATACTTCGATCGCACACTGTCAGTG GACGAGCCCGACAGAAGAAACAGCAGCGTATACAGAGAAGAGGCTGCCCGGATCCTCACGGAGTCTCTGAGACGCTGCCTGATCGACGAAAACGTGGTGCCCAACACCCGTAAAGCTCTGCTGATGCTGGGAGGGAATTTCTCCTTCTCAGGCGACCTCCTCGCCGAGGACCGGATGCTGGAGCAGGCCGGCTTCGCCGACGACACGCCTGCCGCCACAGCCGTCACTTCCGATGCCACAGTGCAG GAGACGGAAGCGGCAGAAAATGAGGCGTGGCTGGAGCACGTGACGACGGCGCTCCTCGGCAGCGGGAGGCGGCCGTTCCTGGCGGCGCTCTCCGGGTGCATGAGCTCTCCCGACGCCGGCCTGGTGGCCGCGTGCCTGACCACGGCGGGGTGGCTGAGCCGCTCCCTGGCGTCCACGCCGCTCCGGGACACGCACACGGACATGCAGCTCGCCGCGTTCTCGGCTCTGGTCCCACGGCTGAAGCGGTGCCTGGCCGGCGGCGCCACCCACCTGCAACCCCGGCACAGGGTCCTCGCCGCCGTCACGCTGCACAACTTCAGCAAAATCCCAG
- the LOC119356449 gene encoding uncharacterized protein LOC119356449 isoform X1, whose amino-acid sequence MAPPSSLLRDLLSVDGFKKNRKQPDNNPSAAPRTTSMPLQHRRPTKPARSQSDVQQARGRLNLDANGDGAGEEQTPRRKSSASLRTATSYKVKDGGSGPGAIPALDESALSALISLAAGTVKQFAKDEAFRAFLRSGCTSCVGESDHRAVLDLRVTVQTVERAAAVGEALLDPRELKRASLRLHSLASLDADEALSVTASGVPHERLAACAHLYMCVVSKLQKKDHSSAVHALEAFCLAPREARTVLLPALWDRLFRPGLSHLKAWRDRESAAARSKPDARVKDVVEKLFVEALDEGTRALACYYRDWLLGRTEAMALPSVPAPPSTAPPATAPSTAPASATRFSTSTTYDIGSDVAYSSGTPSPAMFVIEETPRQPERVVQEEGKAADADSSGSVFHECDDGEVRSCSPTPRGESSEPVPPNMLANEAFEPRIEDERGKGVEESTSYLPARDMSAIDLLTLEFCEGPLEISGADGGQVQASIFSTAPSDFLCPLTRQIFNRPVTIETGQTFERHAIVHWFDRGLRTCPVTGQELEALSVPDTNRVLTRLIDAWKAEHCRSLRVADGGAPEEKLNVAVVDRVLDAGLSVSEQTERARHLMAIGGVDFHLHRLRDGKEEEQRARAAEHLLLCVRAEGSVRSYVAVRVHGESVVRLLRSEVVSARSAAVRLMVELLRLRSNCCTREMVELFIRGLCTGSVTETMDVLLQHLRSSPVEERALVAVLLLYFDRTLSVDEPDRRNSSVYREEAARILTESLRRCLIDENVVPNTRKALLMLGGNFSFSGDLLAEDRMLEQAGFADDTPAATAVTSDATVQETEAAENEAWLEHVTTALLGSGRRPFLAALSGCMSSPDAGLVAACLTTAGWLSRSLASTPLRDTHTDMQLAAFSALVPRLKRCLAGGATHLQPRHRVLAAVTLHNFSKIPDCRVLLMLLADGLRGHLADLAELTRTAGQLYAELHE is encoded by the exons ATGGCGCCGCCGTCGTCCTTGCTGCGCGACCTGCTCAGCGTCGATGGCTTCAAGAAAAACCGCAAGCAGCCGGACAACAACCCCTCGGCCGCGCCGCGGACCACGAGCATGCCCCTCCAGCACCGGCGCCCCACCAAGCCCGCGCGGTCCCAGTCCGACGTCCAGCAGGCCCGCGGCCGCCTCAACCTCGACGCCAACGGCGACGGCGCCGGCGAGGAGCAGACCCCGCGACGGAAGTCGTCGGCGTCGCTGAGGACCGCGACGAGCTACAAAGTCAAGGACGGCGGCAGCGGCCCCGGCGCGATACCGGCCCTCGACGAGTCCGCCCTCAGCGCGCTCATCTCCCTGGCCGCGGGCACGGTGAAGCAGTTCGCCAAGGACGAGGCCTTCCGCGCGTTTCTGCGGAGCGGCTGCACGTCGTGCGTCGGCGAGTCCGACCACCGCGCCGTGCTGGACCTCCGCGTGACCGTGCAGACCGTGGAGAGGGCCGCCGCGGTGGGGGAGGCCCTGCTCGACCCGCGCGAGCTGAAGCGCGCCTCCCTCAGGCTGCACTCCCTGGCGTCCCTCGACGCGGACGAGGCGCTCTCGGTGACCGCGTCGGGGGTGCCCCACGAGCGCCTCGCCGCGTGCGCGCACCTCTACATGTGCGTCGTCTCCAAGCTGCAGAAGAAGGACCACTCCTCCGCCGTGCACGCCCTGGAGGCCTTCTGCCTGGCGCCGCGCGAGGCACGGACGGTCCTCCTCCCCGCGCTGTGGGACAGGCTCTTCCGCCCGGGCCTCTCGCACCTCAAGGCATGGCGCGACCGGGAGTCTGCGGCGGCGAGATCGAAGCCGGACGCGAGGGTGAAGGACGTCGTGGAGAAGCTCTTCGTCGAAGCGCTGGACGAGGGCACGCGCGCGCTCGCGTGCTACTACAGGGACTGGCTGCTGGGGCGCACCGAGGCGATGGCGCTCCCGTCCGTTCCCGCGCCTCCGAGCACGGCTCCTCCCGCCACCGCGCCGAGCACTGCCCCTGCCAGCGCGACGAGGTTCTCGACGTCGACGACGTACGACATCGGCTCGGACGTCGCGTACAGCTCCGGCACCCCGAGTCCTGCCATGTTTGTGATCGAGGAGACGCCGCGGCAACCTGAGCGGGTGGTGCAGGAGGAAGGCAAGGCCGCGGACGCCGACAGCTCAGGGAGCGTGTTCCACGAGTGTGACGACGGCGAGGTAAGGAGCTGCAGTCCGACGCCACGGGGAGAATCAAGCGAGCCCGTGCCTCCTAATATGCTCGCCAACGAGGCATTTGAACCACGG ATCGAAGATGAACGGGGCAAAGGAGTAGAGGAGTCGACGAGCTACCTGCCGGCTCGCGACATGTCAGCCATTGACCTCCTCACACTCGAGTTCTG CGAAGGGCCGCTTGAGATCAGTGGCGCGGACGGCGGCCAAGTCCAGGCCTCCATTTTCTCCACCGCCCCGAGCGACTTCCTCTGCCCACTGACGCGGCAGAtcttcaaccggcccgtaacaatcGAGACGGGCCAGACGTTCGAGCGGCACGCCATAGTGCACTGGTTCGACCGAGGCCTGCGGACGTGCCCCGTCACGGGGCAGGAGCTGGAGGCCCTGTCGGTCCCGGACACGAACCGCGTGCTCACGCGCCTGATCGACGCCTGGAAGGCGGAGCACTGCCGGAGCCTGCGGGTCGCCGACGGCGGGGCGCCGGAGGAGAAGCTGAACGTGGCCGTCGTCGACCGGGTGCTCGACGCGGGGCTCAGCGTGTCGGAGCAGACGGAGAGGGCCAGGCACCTCATGGCGATCGGCGGCGTCGACTTCCACCTCCACAGGCTTCGCGACGggaaggaggaggagcagagggCGCGCGCCGCCGAGCACCTGCTGCTGTGCGTCCGGGCGGAGGGCAGCGTCAGGAGCTACGTGGCTGTGCGGGTTCATGGGGAGAGCGTTGTTCGGCTTCTGCGGAGCGAGGTGGTCTCTGCCAGGAGCGCTGCCGTGCGGCTGATGGTTGAGCTGCTCCGGCTGAGAAG TAATTGTTGCACAAGGGAAATGGTGGAATTGTTCATACGCGGATTGTGCACGGGGTCGGTCACCGAGACGATGGACGTGCTACTCCAGCATCTTCGAAGCTCGCCGGTCGAAGAGCGAGCTCTCGTTGCTGTTCTGCTGCTATACTTCGATCGCACACTGTCAGTG GACGAGCCCGACAGAAGAAACAGCAGCGTATACAGAGAAGAGGCTGCCCGGATCCTCACGGAGTCTCTGAGACGCTGCCTGATCGACGAAAACGTGGTGCCCAACACCCGTAAAGCTCTGCTGATGCTGGGAGGGAATTTCTCCTTCTCAGGCGACCTCCTCGCCGAGGACCGGATGCTGGAGCAGGCCGGCTTCGCCGACGACACGCCTGCCGCCACAGCCGTCACTTCCGATGCCACAGTGCAG GAGACGGAAGCGGCAGAAAATGAGGCGTGGCTGGAGCACGTGACGACGGCGCTCCTCGGCAGCGGGAGGCGGCCGTTCCTGGCGGCGCTCTCCGGGTGCATGAGCTCTCCCGACGCCGGCCTGGTGGCCGCGTGCCTGACCACGGCGGGGTGGCTGAGCCGCTCCCTGGCGTCCACGCCGCTCCGGGACACGCACACGGACATGCAGCTCGCCGCGTTCTCGGCTCTGGTCCCACGGCTGAAGCGGTGCCTGGCCGGCGGCGCCACCCACCTGCAACCCCGGCACAGGGTCCTCGCCGCCGTCACGCTGCACAACTTCAGCAAAATCCCAG
- the LOC119356449 gene encoding uncharacterized protein LOC119356449 isoform X3: MAPPSSLLRDLLSVDGFKKNRKQPDNNPSAAPRTTSMPLQHRRPTKPARSQSDVQQARGRLNLDANGDGAGEEQTPRRKSSASLRTATSYKVKDGGSGPGAIPALDESALSALISLAAGTVKQFAKDEAFRAFLRSGCTSCVGESDHRAVLDLRVTVQTVERAAAVGEALLDPRELKRASLRLHSLASLDADEALSVTASGVPHERLAACAHLYMCVVSKLQKKDHSSAVHALEAFCLAPREARTVLLPALWDRLFRPGLSHLKAWRDRESAAARSKPDARVKDVVEKLFVEALDEGTRALACYYRDWLLGRTEAMALPSVPAPPSTAPPATAPSTAPASATRFSTSTTYDIGSDVAYSSGTPSPAMFVIEETPRQPERVVQEEGKAADADSSGSVFHECDDGEVRSCSPTPRGESSEPVPPNMLANEAFEPRIEDERGKGVEESTSYLPARDMSAIDLLTLEFCEGPLEISGADGGQVQASIFSTAPSDFLCPLTRQIFNRPVTIETGQTFERHAIVHWFDRGLRTCPVTGQELEALSVPDTNRVLTRLIDAWKAEHCRSLRVADGGAPEEKLNVAVVDRVLDAGLSVSEQTERARHLMAIGGVDFHLHRLRDGKEEEQRARAAEHLLLCVRAEGSVRSYVAVRVHGESVVRLLRSEVVSARSAAVRLMVELLRLRREMVELFIRGLCTGSVTETMDVLLQHLRSSPVEERALVAVLLLYFDRTLSVDEPDRRNSSVYREEAARILTESLRRCLIDENVVPNTRKALLMLGGNFSFSGDLLAEDRMLEQAGFADDTPAATAVTSDATVQETEAAENEAWLEHVTTALLGSGRRPFLAALSGCMSSPDAGLVAACLTTAGWLSRSLASTPLRDTHTDMQLAAFSALVPRLKRCLAGGATHLQPRHRVLAAVTLHNFSKIPDCRVLLMLLADGLRGHLADLAELTRTAGQLYAELHE, from the exons ATGGCGCCGCCGTCGTCCTTGCTGCGCGACCTGCTCAGCGTCGATGGCTTCAAGAAAAACCGCAAGCAGCCGGACAACAACCCCTCGGCCGCGCCGCGGACCACGAGCATGCCCCTCCAGCACCGGCGCCCCACCAAGCCCGCGCGGTCCCAGTCCGACGTCCAGCAGGCCCGCGGCCGCCTCAACCTCGACGCCAACGGCGACGGCGCCGGCGAGGAGCAGACCCCGCGACGGAAGTCGTCGGCGTCGCTGAGGACCGCGACGAGCTACAAAGTCAAGGACGGCGGCAGCGGCCCCGGCGCGATACCGGCCCTCGACGAGTCCGCCCTCAGCGCGCTCATCTCCCTGGCCGCGGGCACGGTGAAGCAGTTCGCCAAGGACGAGGCCTTCCGCGCGTTTCTGCGGAGCGGCTGCACGTCGTGCGTCGGCGAGTCCGACCACCGCGCCGTGCTGGACCTCCGCGTGACCGTGCAGACCGTGGAGAGGGCCGCCGCGGTGGGGGAGGCCCTGCTCGACCCGCGCGAGCTGAAGCGCGCCTCCCTCAGGCTGCACTCCCTGGCGTCCCTCGACGCGGACGAGGCGCTCTCGGTGACCGCGTCGGGGGTGCCCCACGAGCGCCTCGCCGCGTGCGCGCACCTCTACATGTGCGTCGTCTCCAAGCTGCAGAAGAAGGACCACTCCTCCGCCGTGCACGCCCTGGAGGCCTTCTGCCTGGCGCCGCGCGAGGCACGGACGGTCCTCCTCCCCGCGCTGTGGGACAGGCTCTTCCGCCCGGGCCTCTCGCACCTCAAGGCATGGCGCGACCGGGAGTCTGCGGCGGCGAGATCGAAGCCGGACGCGAGGGTGAAGGACGTCGTGGAGAAGCTCTTCGTCGAAGCGCTGGACGAGGGCACGCGCGCGCTCGCGTGCTACTACAGGGACTGGCTGCTGGGGCGCACCGAGGCGATGGCGCTCCCGTCCGTTCCCGCGCCTCCGAGCACGGCTCCTCCCGCCACCGCGCCGAGCACTGCCCCTGCCAGCGCGACGAGGTTCTCGACGTCGACGACGTACGACATCGGCTCGGACGTCGCGTACAGCTCCGGCACCCCGAGTCCTGCCATGTTTGTGATCGAGGAGACGCCGCGGCAACCTGAGCGGGTGGTGCAGGAGGAAGGCAAGGCCGCGGACGCCGACAGCTCAGGGAGCGTGTTCCACGAGTGTGACGACGGCGAGGTAAGGAGCTGCAGTCCGACGCCACGGGGAGAATCAAGCGAGCCCGTGCCTCCTAATATGCTCGCCAACGAGGCATTTGAACCACGG ATCGAAGATGAACGGGGCAAAGGAGTAGAGGAGTCGACGAGCTACCTGCCGGCTCGCGACATGTCAGCCATTGACCTCCTCACACTCGAGTTCTG CGAAGGGCCGCTTGAGATCAGTGGCGCGGACGGCGGCCAAGTCCAGGCCTCCATTTTCTCCACCGCCCCGAGCGACTTCCTCTGCCCACTGACGCGGCAGAtcttcaaccggcccgtaacaatcGAGACGGGCCAGACGTTCGAGCGGCACGCCATAGTGCACTGGTTCGACCGAGGCCTGCGGACGTGCCCCGTCACGGGGCAGGAGCTGGAGGCCCTGTCGGTCCCGGACACGAACCGCGTGCTCACGCGCCTGATCGACGCCTGGAAGGCGGAGCACTGCCGGAGCCTGCGGGTCGCCGACGGCGGGGCGCCGGAGGAGAAGCTGAACGTGGCCGTCGTCGACCGGGTGCTCGACGCGGGGCTCAGCGTGTCGGAGCAGACGGAGAGGGCCAGGCACCTCATGGCGATCGGCGGCGTCGACTTCCACCTCCACAGGCTTCGCGACGggaaggaggaggagcagagggCGCGCGCCGCCGAGCACCTGCTGCTGTGCGTCCGGGCGGAGGGCAGCGTCAGGAGCTACGTGGCTGTGCGGGTTCATGGGGAGAGCGTTGTTCGGCTTCTGCGGAGCGAGGTGGTCTCTGCCAGGAGCGCTGCCGTGCGGCTGATGGTTGAGCTGCTCCGGCTGAGAAG GGAAATGGTGGAATTGTTCATACGCGGATTGTGCACGGGGTCGGTCACCGAGACGATGGACGTGCTACTCCAGCATCTTCGAAGCTCGCCGGTCGAAGAGCGAGCTCTCGTTGCTGTTCTGCTGCTATACTTCGATCGCACACTGTCAGTG GACGAGCCCGACAGAAGAAACAGCAGCGTATACAGAGAAGAGGCTGCCCGGATCCTCACGGAGTCTCTGAGACGCTGCCTGATCGACGAAAACGTGGTGCCCAACACCCGTAAAGCTCTGCTGATGCTGGGAGGGAATTTCTCCTTCTCAGGCGACCTCCTCGCCGAGGACCGGATGCTGGAGCAGGCCGGCTTCGCCGACGACACGCCTGCCGCCACAGCCGTCACTTCCGATGCCACAGTGCAG GAGACGGAAGCGGCAGAAAATGAGGCGTGGCTGGAGCACGTGACGACGGCGCTCCTCGGCAGCGGGAGGCGGCCGTTCCTGGCGGCGCTCTCCGGGTGCATGAGCTCTCCCGACGCCGGCCTGGTGGCCGCGTGCCTGACCACGGCGGGGTGGCTGAGCCGCTCCCTGGCGTCCACGCCGCTCCGGGACACGCACACGGACATGCAGCTCGCCGCGTTCTCGGCTCTGGTCCCACGGCTGAAGCGGTGCCTGGCCGGCGGCGCCACCCACCTGCAACCCCGGCACAGGGTCCTCGCCGCCGTCACGCTGCACAACTTCAGCAAAATCCCAG